In Amycolatopsis jiangsuensis, the following proteins share a genomic window:
- a CDS encoding sensor histidine kinase, producing MTAQQPPPEHPRPHPARTVAYMLLSFVFRLVQFILIVVGAVVGVGTVVVWVGFPILLATTGFVRWSGDVERRWARRMLNTPLGPVERLPLTGQSMTRRWLTRLTDPTTWRDLSYLMVAFPLSIVELPIAIASIVLLPMAIWVTPWLGWLHGNLALSMLGPNRTKKLERKAEHLQASRARGVDAAEAERRRIERDLHDGAQQRLVAVAMSLGRAKSKFDQDPDAVRGLLDEAHSDAKLAVSELRDLARGIYPAVLGDRGLDAALSAQAARTPIPVDVEVDVEPRPPAAVETTAYFIVGETLTNVAKHSGATEATVKLWRTDTHVIAEITDNGRGGAEVRPGGGLAGLADRAATIDGVITVVSPVGGPTVIRADLPCQW from the coding sequence ATGACTGCGCAGCAACCTCCCCCGGAGCATCCCCGGCCGCATCCGGCCCGGACGGTCGCGTACATGCTGCTCAGCTTCGTGTTCCGGCTGGTCCAGTTCATCCTGATCGTGGTGGGGGCGGTCGTCGGCGTCGGCACGGTCGTGGTCTGGGTCGGCTTCCCGATCCTGCTCGCGACGACCGGGTTCGTCCGCTGGTCGGGCGATGTCGAACGGCGGTGGGCGCGGCGGATGCTCAACACGCCGCTCGGCCCGGTGGAGCGGCTGCCGCTGACCGGCCAGTCGATGACCCGCCGCTGGCTGACCCGGCTCACCGATCCGACGACCTGGCGCGATCTGAGCTATCTGATGGTGGCGTTCCCGCTGTCGATCGTGGAGCTGCCGATCGCGATCGCGTCGATCGTGCTGCTGCCGATGGCGATCTGGGTGACGCCGTGGCTGGGCTGGCTGCACGGCAACCTCGCGCTGTCGATGTTGGGTCCGAACCGCACGAAGAAGCTGGAGCGGAAGGCCGAGCACCTGCAGGCCTCGCGGGCCCGCGGGGTGGACGCCGCGGAGGCGGAACGCCGCCGGATCGAGCGCGACCTGCACGACGGGGCGCAGCAGCGGCTCGTGGCCGTGGCGATGAGCCTCGGCCGGGCGAAGTCGAAGTTCGACCAGGATCCGGACGCCGTGCGCGGCCTGCTCGACGAGGCGCACTCGGATGCCAAGCTCGCCGTGTCGGAGCTGCGGGACCTGGCCCGCGGGATCTACCCGGCCGTGCTGGGCGATCGCGGGCTCGACGCGGCGCTGTCCGCGCAGGCGGCGCGGACGCCGATCCCGGTGGACGTGGAGGTGGACGTGGAGCCCCGTCCACCGGCCGCGGTGGAGACCACGGCGTACTTCATCGTCGGCGAAACCCTCACCAACGTCGCCAAGCACTCCGGCGCGACCGAGGCGACGGTGAAGTTGTGGCGCACCGACACGCACGTCATCGCGGAGATCACCGACAACGGCCGTGGCGGTGCCGAAGTCCGCCCTGGCGGCGGGCTCGCCGGTCTGGCGGACCGGGCCGCGACGATCGACGGCGTGATCACCGTGGTGAGCCCGGTCGGCGGGCCGACGGTGATCCGGGCGGACCTGCCGTGCCAGTGGTAA
- a CDS encoding acyltransferase family protein, which yields MTMSLPRVGTSTAEPRRRDAFLDVVRAGAILAVVAQHWIMPVLSYSGGTLATGNALSTPGWWSLTWLSQVMPLVFFAGGAANLISLRRAESSRAWFAGRVRRLLVPVLPLMAVWLVVPDLLRGMGIPQQPVRVAGSIAAQLLWFLSVYLLTVLLTPLMVAAHRRWGLAVPVVLAVAGVVIDVARFSDVGLLGYANAVVVWLAVHQLGFHYVEGRLGTLGRRAALGLSAAGFATTALMVACGPYPASMIGMPGAPVSNMSPPTVLLFFLAIGQIGLLLAFRQRLARLPAGTALGWLGARFMSVYLWHMPALIVVSGITVYGLGYATPHPGSTMWWLMLPGWVALCGAVLLGLLRLFERFETQRDSMVVTAGTAQLVVAGLLASGGLLGLAANGFRPLSEGLTHGPLPWVVLTAAGFALAGRQVRLPAAVALTR from the coding sequence ATGACGATGAGCCTGCCGCGGGTCGGCACCAGTACGGCGGAACCGAGGCGCCGGGACGCTTTCCTCGACGTGGTGCGGGCCGGGGCGATCCTCGCCGTGGTGGCTCAGCACTGGATCATGCCGGTGCTCTCCTACTCCGGCGGCACGCTCGCCACCGGCAACGCGCTGAGCACTCCCGGCTGGTGGTCGCTCACGTGGCTTTCGCAGGTGATGCCGCTGGTGTTCTTCGCCGGCGGTGCGGCGAACCTGATTTCGCTGCGCCGTGCCGAGTCCAGCCGTGCCTGGTTCGCCGGGCGGGTGCGCCGGCTGCTCGTTCCGGTACTGCCGCTGATGGCGGTGTGGCTGGTCGTACCCGATCTGTTAAGGGGCATGGGAATTCCCCAGCAGCCGGTGCGGGTGGCCGGTTCCATCGCCGCGCAGTTGCTGTGGTTCCTTTCGGTCTACCTGCTCACTGTGCTGCTCACCCCGTTGATGGTCGCGGCGCACCGGCGTTGGGGGCTCGCTGTCCCGGTCGTGCTGGCGGTCGCCGGTGTGGTCATCGACGTCGCCCGGTTCTCCGACGTCGGCCTCCTCGGATACGCGAACGCCGTGGTCGTCTGGCTGGCCGTGCACCAGCTCGGATTCCACTACGTCGAAGGCCGGCTCGGCACACTGGGCCGCCGCGCCGCGCTCGGCCTGTCCGCCGCCGGGTTCGCGACCACCGCGCTCATGGTCGCGTGCGGGCCGTATCCGGCCAGCATGATCGGCATGCCCGGCGCACCGGTGTCGAACATGAGCCCGCCGACCGTACTGCTGTTCTTCCTCGCGATCGGGCAGATCGGCCTGCTGCTGGCGTTTCGGCAGCGGCTGGCGCGGCTGCCGGCAGGCACCGCGCTCGGCTGGCTCGGCGCCCGCTTCATGTCGGTGTACCTGTGGCACATGCCGGCCCTGATCGTGGTCTCCGGAATCACCGTGTACGGCTTGGGTTACGCCACGCCGCACCCCGGCTCGACGATGTGGTGGCTGATGCTGCCCGGCTGGGTGGCCCTGTGCGGCGCGGTGCTGCTGGGTCTGCTCCGGCTGTTCGAACGCTTCGAAACCCAGCGCGACAGCATGGTGGTCACTGCGGGCACGGCCCAGCTCGTGGTCGCCGGGCTGCTCGCGTCCGGCGGACTGCTCGGCCTCGCGGCGAACGGCTTCCGGCCGCTGAGCGAAGGACTTACGCACGGGCCGCTGCCGTGGGTCGTGCTCACCGCGGCCGGCTTCGCGCTGGCCGGACGTCAGGTCCGGCTGCCCGCCGCGGTTGCGCTCACACGCTGA
- a CDS encoding response regulator transcription factor, translating to MRVVIAEDAVLLRAGVTRLLADEGIETVAAVDNGDDLLGAVSEHRPDLAIVDVRMPPTFTDEGLRAALAARKKIPGLPVLVLSQYVEESYAVELLSAGAGGVGYLLKERVADVAEFLDAVRRVAGGGTAIDPDVIAQLMARGRRNPLDSLTARESEVLGLMAQGLSNTAVANSLVVSHGAVEKHIGNIFAKLGLEASAEEHRRVRAVLTYLGR from the coding sequence ATGCGGGTTGTGATCGCCGAGGACGCCGTACTGCTGCGAGCCGGGGTCACCCGGCTGCTCGCCGACGAGGGCATCGAGACGGTCGCCGCCGTCGACAACGGGGACGATCTGCTCGGTGCGGTGTCCGAGCACCGTCCTGACCTGGCGATCGTCGATGTGCGGATGCCGCCGACGTTCACCGACGAGGGCCTGCGTGCCGCCCTCGCCGCCCGGAAGAAGATCCCTGGCCTGCCGGTCCTGGTGCTGTCGCAGTACGTCGAGGAGAGTTACGCGGTCGAGCTGCTGTCCGCGGGTGCCGGCGGGGTCGGCTACCTGCTCAAGGAGCGCGTGGCCGATGTGGCGGAGTTCCTCGACGCGGTCCGGCGGGTGGCGGGCGGTGGCACGGCCATCGATCCGGACGTGATCGCGCAGCTGATGGCCCGCGGCAGGCGCAATCCGCTCGATTCCCTCACCGCGCGTGAGTCGGAGGTGCTGGGTCTGATGGCGCAGGGCCTCTCGAACACCGCGGTCGCGAACTCGCTGGTGGTCTCGCACGGTGCGGTGGAAAAACACATCGGCAACATCTTCGCGAAGCTCGGGCTCGAAGCCAGCGCGGAGGAACACCGGCGGGTGCGGGCGGTGCTCACCTACCTGGGCCGCTGA
- a CDS encoding amidohydrolase family protein, with the protein MNAGPASDADVARWTASLGLDGLVDLHVHFLPKSVMDKVWAYFDRAEEHYGTAWPVHYRTPEPERVETLRALGVRHFAPLVYPHKPGMAEWLTSWALEFAEQVPEAVPTGTFYPEPVAASSVEAALRAGARCFKAHVQVGAYDPRDELLAPVWGALAEAGVPVVVHCGHGPLRGEYTGLSVFAEVLQRHPRLTAVLAHAAMPEFDMAFELMARYPRVHLDTTMVGVPFSEKIAPLPADWTARIAEVADRVVFGTDFPNIPYSYATQLQAIAGWAADDRLGEPFLRAVLHDTPAKLLSV; encoded by the coding sequence GTGAACGCCGGACCCGCCTCGGACGCCGACGTCGCCCGGTGGACCGCCTCGCTCGGGCTCGACGGGCTCGTCGACCTGCACGTCCACTTCCTGCCGAAGTCCGTCATGGACAAGGTGTGGGCCTACTTCGACCGTGCCGAGGAGCACTACGGCACGGCGTGGCCGGTGCACTACCGCACGCCGGAGCCGGAGCGGGTGGAGACGCTGCGCGCGCTCGGCGTGCGGCACTTCGCGCCGCTGGTGTACCCGCACAAACCCGGGATGGCGGAATGGCTCACGTCCTGGGCGCTGGAGTTCGCCGAGCAGGTTCCGGAGGCGGTCCCGACCGGCACGTTCTACCCGGAGCCGGTCGCGGCTTCCTCGGTGGAAGCGGCGTTGCGGGCGGGCGCGCGGTGCTTCAAGGCGCACGTCCAGGTGGGCGCTTACGACCCGCGTGACGAGCTGTTGGCCCCGGTGTGGGGCGCGCTCGCCGAAGCGGGGGTGCCGGTGGTCGTCCACTGTGGACACGGACCGCTGCGGGGCGAGTACACCGGCCTGTCGGTGTTCGCCGAGGTGCTGCAACGGCATCCGCGGCTCACCGCGGTGCTGGCGCACGCCGCGATGCCCGAGTTCGATATGGCGTTCGAGCTGATGGCGCGCTATCCGCGGGTGCACCTGGACACCACCATGGTGGGCGTGCCGTTCTCGGAGAAGATCGCGCCGCTGCCCGCGGACTGGACGGCGCGCATCGCCGAGGTGGCCGACCGCGTGGTGTTCGGCACGGACTTCCCGAACATCCCGTACTCCTACGCCACGCAGCTGCAGGCGATCGCCGGCTGGGCGGCCGACGATCGCCTGGGCGAGCCGTTCCTGCGTGCGGTCCTGCACGACACCCCGGCGAAGCTGCTCAGCGTGTGA
- the smpB gene encoding SsrA-binding protein SmpB, translated as MPKERGQHVIASNRRARHDYSILDTYEAGMVLQGTEVKSLRAGKASLADAFATVDDGEVWLRNVHIPEYTQGTWTNHMPRRTRKLLLHRREIERLIGKTKESGLSLVPLSMYFKDGKVKVEIALAKGKKAYDKRQTLAKRDADRDISRALGRALKGRFTE; from the coding sequence ATGCCCAAGGAACGTGGACAGCACGTCATCGCGTCGAACCGCAGGGCGCGGCACGACTACTCCATCCTGGACACCTACGAGGCAGGCATGGTGCTCCAGGGCACGGAGGTGAAGAGCCTGCGGGCAGGCAAGGCCTCGCTCGCCGACGCGTTCGCGACCGTCGACGACGGTGAGGTCTGGCTGCGCAACGTGCACATCCCGGAGTACACCCAGGGCACCTGGACCAACCACATGCCGCGGCGCACCCGCAAACTGCTGCTGCACCGGCGGGAGATCGAGCGGCTGATCGGCAAGACCAAGGAGAGCGGGCTGTCGCTGGTCCCGCTGTCGATGTACTTCAAGGACGGCAAGGTCAAGGTCGAGATCGCGCTGGCGAAGGGCAAGAAGGCCTACGACAAGCGGCAGACGCTGGCCAAGCGCGACGCCGACCGGGACATCAGCCGCGCGCTGGGCCGGGCGCTGAAGGGCCGGTTCACCGAGTGA